A genomic window from Levilactobacillus yonginensis includes:
- a CDS encoding DUF2087 domain-containing protein, translating to MDLATLTLSEIEQGWHTTATAYICNYCGQDFQQDQVFHLHDAFYPAAEMINHHIQSAHPDAINQLIQSSSKYNTLTTKQRDLLVAFSQGVKDATIAQDNHVAAATIRHQKFTFREKAKQAKLYLAIYNQVFNNPERDTPIALPPATQANGLIAITQRDYHQILQKYFDPGDKLRLKRWPKQHKAILAVLKRVSLEIPTTQHFTERTMNDLLVPIFDDYVRLRRYLIDYGFLARTADGQDYWRLTFKE from the coding sequence ATGGATCTCGCAACATTAACACTATCTGAAATTGAACAGGGGTGGCACACCACTGCTACCGCTTATATTTGCAATTATTGTGGTCAAGACTTTCAACAAGATCAGGTCTTCCACCTACACGATGCCTTTTACCCGGCCGCTGAAATGATCAATCACCATATTCAATCAGCCCATCCGGACGCCATCAACCAACTCATTCAATCGTCATCCAAATACAACACGTTGACCACCAAGCAACGTGATTTACTCGTTGCATTTAGTCAAGGTGTCAAGGATGCCACAATTGCTCAGGACAACCATGTGGCAGCCGCCACCATTCGTCACCAAAAATTTACGTTCCGCGAAAAGGCCAAGCAGGCCAAGCTCTACCTCGCTATTTATAATCAAGTCTTCAATAACCCTGAACGAGATACCCCCATCGCACTGCCACCAGCAACCCAAGCTAACGGCCTCATTGCTATTACACAGCGTGACTATCATCAGATCCTTCAAAAGTATTTCGATCCTGGCGATAAGTTGCGGCTCAAACGCTGGCCTAAGCAACACAAGGCCATCTTAGCGGTATTAAAGCGGGTGAGCTTAGAAATTCCAACGACCCAGCATTTTACTGAGCGCACCATGAACGACCTGTTAGTCCCAATCTTTGACGACTATGTCCGGTTACGCCGCTACCTTATCGACTACGGATTTCTGGCACGGACCGCGGATGGTCAGGACTATTGGCGCCTCACTTTTAAGGAGTAA
- a CDS encoding ECF transporter S component: protein MKGWHVRDIIFVTILAIFMGTIFFVTGPLYTVLAAALAPAGLQPLANELLLGIWVMAGPLAGFIIRIPGSATLGEFLGAVVEMFFGGIWGASTLISGALQGIGSELGFAFTGYKHYGWFTLALSSLTTAIVTFGWDMIKNGYASYHLGFMALLFVVRLLSIFFFGGILTKLIANLLVRAHVLPSTAH from the coding sequence ATGAAAGGCTGGCACGTTCGCGATATTATTTTTGTCACTATCTTAGCAATCTTTATGGGGACTATCTTCTTCGTCACCGGACCACTCTACACCGTTCTGGCAGCGGCACTCGCTCCCGCTGGATTACAGCCCCTAGCCAATGAACTGCTCCTCGGTATTTGGGTCATGGCCGGTCCACTGGCTGGGTTTATCATCCGGATCCCAGGCTCTGCCACATTAGGTGAATTTCTGGGGGCCGTCGTCGAAATGTTTTTCGGTGGTATCTGGGGAGCTAGCACCTTGATTTCCGGCGCACTTCAAGGAATTGGTTCCGAACTAGGCTTTGCCTTCACTGGTTACAAACATTACGGCTGGTTCACACTAGCTCTTAGTTCACTGACCACCGCCATCGTCACCTTTGGCTGGGACATGATCAAGAACGGCTACGCATCCTATCATTTAGGCTTCATGGCACTCCTCTTCGTTGTCCGGCTACTCTCAATTTTCTTCTTTGGTGGTATTCTCACCAAGTTGATTGCAAACCTGTTAGTTCGCGCCCACGTTTTACCTAGTACTGCGCACTAA
- a CDS encoding serine hydrolase → MGMSKFKGAVLAVLFTVALGGAVATGTTAHAATYTTVSTTNVTKAAYHKKSTAGAIYNKAHNRRIATMKGYPNTTWYVTQHATLKHANSKGIYYYVQNKAGSVKGWIWHGYLTKGKAPFGLKYAKNAIAMDYTTGKAVWSKSANTARPIASVSKLMTLYLVLQKVDGSSSKWNEVVDTSSKGLISMSQSSSCGGFLFKTGHKYTVKDLYDAALLDSSNNAAIALGQWVAGSNAKFIQQMNAQAKTWNLDKASFVSASGLENSDLKVFGYAYGSANANMVSAKDVALIARHLIQDYPRILTDGSVGSKTVDGQLTYNYNNLLKGRKYYQAALKVDGLKTGYTPLAGYCFVGTGQKTGKHRVITVVLHDENEFTETRSLMNQAYSYSSMSD, encoded by the coding sequence ATGGGAATGTCTAAGTTTAAAGGGGCCGTTTTGGCCGTGTTGTTCACGGTGGCCCTGGGTGGGGCCGTAGCCACGGGGACAACGGCACATGCCGCTACATATACCACGGTTTCCACGACCAACGTGACGAAAGCTGCTTATCACAAGAAGAGTACCGCGGGGGCCATTTATAATAAGGCACACAATCGTCGGATCGCCACGATGAAGGGCTATCCGAACACGACTTGGTACGTGACGCAACACGCGACGTTGAAGCACGCAAATTCCAAGGGAATTTACTACTACGTTCAGAACAAGGCTGGGTCCGTTAAGGGCTGGATCTGGCACGGATACCTGACTAAGGGGAAAGCACCATTTGGCTTGAAGTACGCTAAGAATGCCATCGCCATGGACTATACGACGGGGAAGGCTGTTTGGTCAAAGAGTGCTAATACTGCGCGGCCAATTGCTTCCGTCTCAAAGCTAATGACGTTATACCTAGTTCTCCAAAAAGTCGATGGTAGTTCCAGTAAGTGGAATGAAGTCGTTGATACCAGTAGCAAGGGCTTGATTTCCATGAGTCAAAGTTCGTCGTGTGGCGGGTTCCTGTTCAAGACCGGTCATAAATACACGGTTAAGGACCTTTACGACGCAGCACTATTGGATTCGTCAAACAATGCCGCTATCGCACTGGGGCAATGGGTGGCCGGTTCTAACGCGAAGTTCATTCAACAAATGAACGCGCAAGCTAAGACTTGGAATTTGGATAAGGCCAGCTTTGTATCAGCCTCAGGTTTGGAAAACAGTGACTTAAAGGTCTTTGGCTACGCGTACGGGAGTGCGAACGCCAACATGGTTTCGGCCAAGGATGTGGCCTTGATTGCGCGCCACTTGATTCAGGACTATCCACGAATCTTGACTGACGGTTCCGTTGGGTCTAAAACGGTGGATGGCCAATTGACCTACAACTACAACAACCTGTTAAAGGGGCGGAAGTACTATCAAGCTGCCCTCAAGGTTGATGGGTTGAAGACAGGATACACGCCATTGGCTGGTTACTGTTTCGTTGGGACTGGTCAAAAGACCGGTAAGCACCGGGTCATCACGGTCGTTCTGCACGATGAGAACGAGTTCACGGAGACCCGTTCATTGATGAATCAGGCGTACAGTTACAGCAGCATGTCAGACTAA
- a CDS encoding HAD-IIB family hydrolase: protein MLPRLIATDLDGTFLDANGVYDRQQFDAMLGEMTARGSRFVVTTGDPLDHVQELFAPLRNRAQLTYVVEDGALITTASGSQLQMTTLPQLHWQSAVSWLETTPIMAGCFIIACGAERAYTTLPADSQRFAESREFYPSLTSVADLTTVSAAILKLDITWLRTDVVAQVAAFNARFAGELVGVSSGLGGMNVSLPQVSKAAGLAFLGQQWGITPAEMAAFGDSGNDLTMLQLVGQGFAVANAAPELATQPHLKGTNEQGAVMAQIAEWLV from the coding sequence ATGCTACCAAGACTGATTGCCACGGACTTAGACGGGACCTTTTTAGATGCAAATGGGGTGTATGATCGTCAGCAATTTGATGCCATGTTGGGTGAAATGACCGCGCGTGGTAGCCGATTTGTTGTGACGACTGGTGACCCCCTGGACCATGTTCAAGAGCTCTTTGCCCCGTTGCGGAACCGGGCACAGCTAACCTACGTGGTTGAGGATGGCGCCTTGATCACCACCGCCAGTGGTAGTCAGCTTCAGATGACGACCTTACCCCAGTTACATTGGCAGTCGGCCGTCTCTTGGCTGGAAACGACGCCCATTATGGCGGGCTGCTTCATCATTGCTTGCGGTGCGGAGCGGGCATATACGACGTTGCCGGCCGACAGCCAGCGGTTTGCAGAGTCCCGCGAATTTTATCCCAGTCTGACTTCGGTGGCAGATTTAACGACAGTGAGCGCGGCTATTTTGAAGCTTGATATTACGTGGCTGAGGACGGACGTCGTGGCGCAAGTTGCAGCGTTTAATGCACGTTTTGCCGGCGAATTAGTCGGTGTTAGTAGTGGCTTGGGGGGGATGAACGTCTCACTCCCCCAGGTTAGTAAGGCCGCAGGATTGGCCTTTCTTGGCCAACAATGGGGCATCACGCCAGCAGAAATGGCTGCTTTTGGCGATTCTGGAAATGACTTGACCATGTTACAGCTGGTGGGTCAGGGATTCGCAGTGGCTAACGCTGCACCGGAACTGGCAACACAGCCGCATTTGAAGGGAACAAATGAGCAGGGCGCGGTCATGGCGCAGATTGCTGAATGGCTAGTTTGA
- a CDS encoding PTS transporter subunit EIIC produces MTDRIAQLGMRLVNGEVRFYRNRQISAIRQALRLIFPIILLGSLADFLEQSWLRTDGYYYQTLHVARWLFQVKILRQYLRLISAGTLGLAGILMAFAVSFYLVVPVTQHMTDRLMAGTIAVISLKFFNVTRTSVLGGHTIKWVATDLGIQGILVGILVGVLVGNGYRWALGHRSPDLEQIPSTLVITCTWLVVMAALGLLWVSTQTVSLNSAFASIIRWPFRLPHFILGLLGYCVLNGAFEWLGVLGPLSASSGQSIESAQNLAAVLAHHGWQLPHPLTLHTVVSVYANVGGTGMMLALLLALFLSRPTAWQRRIGWLSLVPTLGNVNAPMMVGLPVILSPLMGIPFILAPSACITLSWLCIRLKWVPAVAYPLLTGTPGPLQAYLGTGGNWTALALSLADLILSTAIYYPFVKLVQAAHRQLDGEVA; encoded by the coding sequence ATGACGGATAGGATAGCACAACTGGGGATGAGGCTGGTCAATGGTGAGGTGCGTTTTTACCGTAACCGCCAGATCAGTGCCATTCGCCAAGCGTTACGGTTGATATTCCCCATTATTTTATTGGGGAGTCTGGCGGATTTCTTGGAGCAGTCCTGGTTACGAACGGATGGCTATTACTATCAAACACTGCACGTGGCGCGGTGGCTGTTTCAAGTGAAAATTCTACGGCAGTATTTGCGATTGATCAGCGCGGGTACCCTGGGATTGGCCGGAATCTTAATGGCATTTGCGGTGAGCTTTTACCTGGTGGTACCAGTGACCCAGCACATGACGGATCGCCTGATGGCCGGAACGATTGCCGTGATTAGTCTGAAATTTTTTAACGTGACTCGGACCTCAGTTCTGGGTGGTCACACGATCAAATGGGTGGCGACTGACCTGGGGATTCAGGGAATTCTAGTCGGTATTTTGGTGGGAGTACTCGTGGGCAATGGCTACCGTTGGGCACTCGGTCATCGTTCACCAGACTTGGAACAGATTCCAAGTACGCTGGTCATCACCTGCACTTGGTTAGTTGTGATGGCAGCTTTAGGTTTGCTTTGGGTCAGCACACAGACGGTTAGTCTCAATTCTGCTTTTGCCAGCATCATTCGGTGGCCGTTTCGCTTGCCCCATTTCATTCTGGGCTTGCTGGGATATTGCGTTTTAAATGGGGCCTTTGAGTGGTTGGGAGTTCTAGGGCCGTTGTCAGCAAGCAGCGGGCAATCAATTGAATCTGCCCAGAATTTAGCAGCCGTGTTGGCACATCATGGCTGGCAGTTGCCGCATCCGCTAACGCTGCATACGGTCGTCAGCGTTTATGCCAACGTTGGTGGAACGGGAATGATGCTCGCACTATTGTTGGCACTATTTTTGAGCCGACCCACGGCGTGGCAGCGGCGAATCGGTTGGTTGAGCCTGGTACCAACCTTGGGAAACGTCAATGCGCCAATGATGGTCGGCTTACCTGTCATTTTAAGCCCCCTGATGGGGATTCCGTTCATTCTAGCTCCGAGTGCTTGTATTACACTTAGCTGGCTCTGTATCCGCCTTAAATGGGTTCCTGCGGTGGCATATCCATTATTGACTGGGACGCCGGGACCGTTGCAGGCTTATCTGGGAACTGGCGGCAATTGGACCGCACTGGCGTTATCGTTGGCCGACTTAATCTTAAGTACGGCAATCTATTATCCCTTTGTTAAATTGGTGCAGGCGGCTCACCGGCAACTAGACGGGGAGGTGGCTTAA
- a CDS encoding GIY-YIG nuclease family protein, which produces MDKKERIRQYKATPTKYGVIQIKNTKNGKTFIDTVANTHNRWGYYRLNLNKNFYRTSPLQADWNTFGESAFTYEVLWEEETTEVTNLRQTLKDLKQTWLAKCQPAYNQK; this is translated from the coding sequence ATGGACAAAAAAGAACGCATTCGACAATACAAAGCGACCCCGACCAAGTACGGCGTCATTCAAATCAAAAACACCAAGAATGGTAAAACCTTCATCGACACCGTTGCCAACACGCATAATCGTTGGGGATATTATCGCCTCAACCTCAATAAAAATTTCTACCGGACCAGTCCGCTGCAAGCCGACTGGAACACCTTTGGCGAGTCTGCCTTCACCTACGAAGTCCTGTGGGAAGAGGAAACCACCGAGGTGACGAATCTCAGACAAACACTCAAGGACCTCAAACAAACTTGGCTCGCTAAATGTCAGCCTGCCTATAACCAAAAATAA
- a CDS encoding D-alanyl-D-alanine carboxypeptidase family protein produces MTSLHIRRGMVVLLAAITVGGVVSQEVPADAAGYQTVSTKKIKKMAYHKKSSKGAIFNKKHTKKVSNLKAHPNTTWYATKQATLKHGKTKGIYLYVNNNKKTVKGWVWHSYLKKGKAPFVLNKAKAAVAMDAKTGKVVWSKHANTARPIASVSKIMTLYLTLKKVDGKNSNWNKKIKIKSKGLVRMSRTSAYGGFHFKLNHSYTVKQLYDAAFLDSSNNSAIALGQWVAGSNGKFIKKMNAQAKAWKLGHAHFVSASGLENSDLRQFGYKYGSANANKVSAKDVALMARHLMTDFPRVLKDGKVGSKRVNGQLCYNYNNMLKGRKYYQASLKVDGLKTGYTPLAGYCFVGTGQKSGKHRVITVVLHDENEFSETRSLMNHVYGFRSMAN; encoded by the coding sequence ATGACAAGTTTACATATTCGACGGGGCATGGTCGTGCTACTAGCCGCCATCACAGTTGGTGGGGTCGTCAGTCAGGAAGTACCTGCTGACGCCGCTGGTTATCAGACGGTTTCAACCAAGAAAATTAAGAAGATGGCTTACCACAAGAAGAGCAGTAAAGGGGCCATCTTTAACAAGAAACACACCAAGAAGGTCAGCAACTTGAAGGCCCATCCCAACACGACTTGGTACGCCACCAAGCAAGCGACGTTGAAGCATGGGAAGACCAAGGGAATTTACCTTTACGTGAACAACAACAAGAAGACCGTCAAAGGTTGGGTTTGGCACAGCTATTTAAAAAAGGGGAAGGCCCCATTTGTTTTAAATAAGGCGAAGGCTGCGGTAGCCATGGACGCCAAGACGGGTAAAGTCGTTTGGTCTAAGCACGCTAACACGGCCCGGCCGATTGCGTCCGTCTCCAAGATTATGACGCTGTACCTGACTTTGAAAAAAGTCGATGGCAAGAACAGCAATTGGAACAAGAAGATTAAGATTAAGAGTAAGGGCCTCGTTCGGATGAGTAGGACTTCTGCGTATGGTGGCTTTCACTTTAAGCTGAATCACAGCTACACGGTCAAGCAACTCTACGACGCAGCCTTCCTGGATTCTTCGAACAATTCTGCGATTGCTTTAGGCCAATGGGTGGCTGGTAGTAATGGTAAGTTCATCAAGAAGATGAACGCTCAGGCTAAAGCTTGGAAGCTGGGTCACGCCCACTTTGTTTCCGCTTCAGGCTTGGAAAATAGTGACCTTCGTCAATTTGGGTATAAATATGGTTCCGCCAATGCCAACAAGGTTTCTGCTAAGGACGTTGCCTTGATGGCCCGCCACTTGATGACGGACTTCCCTCGCGTTCTGAAGGACGGCAAAGTTGGTTCCAAGCGGGTCAATGGTCAACTCTGCTACAACTACAACAATATGTTGAAGGGTCGGAAGTACTACCAAGCTTCACTGAAGGTTGATGGGCTGAAGACCGGGTACACCCCATTGGCTGGTTACTGCTTTGTCGGGACTGGTCAGAAATCTGGCAAGCACCGGGTCATTACGGTGGTTCTGCATGATGAAAACGAGTTTTCCGAAACGCGTTCACTGATGAATCACGTGTATGGTTTCAGAAGCATGGCTAACTAA
- a CDS encoding chloramphenicol acetyltransferase, with translation MTTINTNYHPIDQTTWPRREYFYYFTKMMPTGFTVNATIDITATLDWAHRHEVKFNAAYLFLVSQVLTRHPEFRVGMVDDQLVEFDVVHPSYSVLHEDDHSISSLWTAYSPNFSQFYQDYLQDLKRLGSQHTPMPKAPQSANLYMIGSIPWLDFTSYTPLPFTPLNTYFPVIQAGQYTTKGGKTTMPLSFTIHHAVADGYHVSQFYQDLRAAMAQPEAWLTTD, from the coding sequence ATGACAACCATTAATACCAACTACCACCCAATCGACCAAACAACTTGGCCGCGCCGCGAGTATTTCTATTACTTTACTAAAATGATGCCCACCGGTTTCACCGTCAACGCCACGATTGATATCACAGCAACTTTAGACTGGGCTCATCGTCACGAAGTCAAGTTCAACGCCGCCTACCTTTTTCTAGTTAGCCAGGTGCTGACGCGCCATCCAGAATTTCGCGTCGGCATGGTCGACGATCAACTGGTTGAATTCGACGTCGTCCATCCCTCATACAGTGTCCTGCATGAAGATGACCACAGTATTTCTAGCCTCTGGACGGCATACAGCCCAAACTTTTCCCAATTTTATCAAGACTACTTACAGGACCTTAAGCGCTTGGGGTCCCAACACACGCCCATGCCCAAAGCACCCCAAAGCGCTAACCTCTACATGATCGGTAGTATTCCCTGGCTGGACTTCACCAGTTACACGCCGCTACCATTCACGCCACTCAATACGTACTTCCCGGTCATCCAGGCTGGGCAATATACGACGAAAGGCGGTAAGACCACTATGCCGCTCTCATTTACCATTCACCATGCCGTTGCCGATGGCTATCATGTCAGCCAGTTCTATCAAGATTTACGGGCTGCCATGGCCCAACCTGAGGCTTGGTTAACGACTGACTAA